The following coding sequences are from one Capsicum annuum cultivar UCD-10X-F1 chromosome 3, UCD10Xv1.1, whole genome shotgun sequence window:
- the LOC107858888 gene encoding tubulin beta-1 chain, with protein sequence MREILHIQGGQCGNQIGAKFWEVVCAEHGIDSTGRYKGDNDLQLERVNVYYNEASCGRFVPRAVLMDLEPGTMDSVRSGPYGQIFRPDNFVFGQSGAGNNWAKGHYTEGAELIDSVLDVVRKEAENSDCLQGFQVCHSLGGGTGSGMGTLLISKIREEYPDRMMLTFSVFPSPKVSDTVVEPYNATLSVHQLVENADECMVLDNEALYDICFRTLKLTTPSFGDLNHLISATMSGVTCCLRFPGQLNSDLRKLAVNLIPFPRLHFFMVGFAPLTSRGSQQYRALTVPELTQQMWDAKNMMCAADPRHGRYLTASAMFRGKMSTKEVDEQMINVQNKNSSYFVEWIPNNVKSTVCDIPPTGLKMASTFIGNSTSIQEMFRRVSEQFTAMFRRKAFLHWYTGEGMDEMEFTEAESNMNDLVSEYQQYQDASAEDEGYDYEDEEEEGQEA encoded by the exons atgcGTGAGATTTTGCACATTCAGGGAGGCCAATGCGGCAACCAAATCGGAGCAAAGTTCTGGGAAGTGGTCTGCGCCGAGCACGGCATTGATTCCACCGGAAGGTACAAAGGAGACAATGACCTTCAATTAGAGCGCGTGAATGTTTACTACAACGAAGCAAGTTGTGGAAGGTTCGTTCCACGCGCCGTTCTTATGGATTTGGAGCCTGGGACTATGGACAGTGTTAGATCAGGTCCTTATGGTCAGATATTCAGGCCGGATAACTTTGTTTTCGGGCAATCTGGTGCTGGTAATAATTGGGCGAAAGGACATTATACTGAAGGAGCGGAACTTATTGACTCGGTTCTAGATGTTGTTAGGAAGGAAGCTGAGAATAGTGATTGCTTACAAG gtTTTCAGGTCTGTCACTCTTTGGGAGGTGGAACTGGATCGGGAATGGGAACTCTCCTCATATCTAAGATCAGGGAAGAGTACCCTGACAGAATGATGCTTACTTTCTCTGTGTTCCCTTCCCCAAAAGTTTCCGATACTGTTGTTGAACCCTATAATGCGACTCTCTCTGTTCACCAGCTTGTTGAGAATGCAGATGAGTGCATGGTCTTGGACAATGAAGCTCTTTATGACATTTGTTTCCGAACTCTCAAACTTACTACTCCAAGCT TTGGAGACCTTAATCATTTGATTTCTGCCACCATGAGTGGTGTGACTTGCTGCCTCCGGTTCCCTGGTCAGCTCAATTCTGATCTCCGCAAGCTTGCTGTCAATCTCATCCCATTCCCGCGATTGCATTTCTTCATGGTTGGATTTGCTCCACTCACTTCTCGTGGGTCACAGCAATACAGGGCCCTGACTGTTCCCGAGCTCACTCAGCAGATGTGGGATGCAAAGAACATGATGTGTGCTGCTGATCCTCGTCATGGTCGTTATCTGACTGCTTCAGCAATGTTCCGGGGAAAAATGAGCACCAAGGAAGTTGATGAGCAAATGATTAATGTGCAGAACAAGAATTCTTCCTATTTTGTGGAGTGGATTCCTAACAATGTGAAATCTACTGTCTGTGACATCCCTCCAACTGGACTGAAGATGGCCTCAACTTTTATTGGCAATTCCACCTCAATTCAAGAGATGTTCCGTAGGGTTAGTGAGCAGTTTACAGCAATGTTTCGAAGAAAGGCTTTCTTGCACTGGTATACCGGAGAAGGTATGGATGAGATGGAGTTCACAGAGGCTGAAAGCAACATGAATGATCTAGTTTCTGAGTACCAACAATATCAAGATGCATCAGCTGAGGACGAAGGCTATGACTATGAAGACGAGGAGGAAGAAGGTCAAGAAGCTTAA